From Serratia fonticola:
CGGCAGTGGCCGGGTTTCATCTGGCGTCAGCCACTGGAACTGGCGCTGGGTAATCATCTGCTTGAGACGCAGCCACAATAGCGGCTGTGCCAATAGGGCACGCGCCGACAGGATCAGCACGCCGCCGTTAGCCTGATGGACCAGGCCCGGTTGCAAGGTGATCGCACCATTGTGCATTCTGACGCAGCCAAATAACTGTTCTGGCTCAACCCATTCCTGGTAAACGCAAGCACCGCCGGCGGCAAAAGGTTCATCGCCGCGCAGGGCATTTTTAATGCTGACGGTGTCGCCTTCAATCACGTAGTGACTGCCTTTAACGGTATTCTGCGGTTGCAACTCTTCTGCCGCTCGGGCGATCAACGCCAGATACTCACGTGTTTCCTGTGCTTTCAACAGCATAAAACGTGGCAGAGACAGCGGATGCAAAAACAGCGTCAGCGCATTCTCCAAACGGGGCTGGATTGCAGAAAAGGCCACGGGTGCCAATTGAGCAGCGGAATCGAAAATCGCCTGATAAGGCGTAGCAGCAGGCAACAGAGATTGCCATTCAAGTCGGTTATTGGTCAAAGTGTTAGATGCAATCGTCAAAAAGGGAAAGCGCGATTATACAAGAATAACGCCAGCTTGATACCTCCAGAGTCATTGTTGAGCATCGGAGTTTGACATTGCCCGATGACTGTGCAAAAAACAGTCAAAAACGGCGGGTAATTGCCGAGGAAAAGTTGGCTAAAGCTGTTATGCTTATTAAAGTTACACGGTCACAGCAGAGTTCACGATGAAATATCAGCAACTGGAAAATCTGGAGAGCGGTTGGAAATGGAAGTACCTGGTGAAAAAGCACCGGGAAGGTGAAGCGATCACCCGCTACATTGAAAACAGCCTTGCTCAGGAGGTCATTGACCAACTGCTGAAGCTGGAAAATGAACCGGTCAAAGTGCTGGCGTGGATCGATGAGCACATGAATCCGACGCTGGATAATCGGATGAAACAAACCATCCGCGCCCGGCGTAAGCGTCATTTCAACTCAGAACATCAGCATACGCGCAAGAAATCGATCGATCTGGAGTTCCTGGTCTGGCAACGTTTGGCTGCGCTGGCGCATCGCCGTGGCGTCACCCTGTCGGAAACTGTCGTACAGCTGATCGAAGATGCCGAGCGAAAAGAGAAGTATGCCAGCCAGATGTCATCGCTGAAACAGGATCTACAGGCGATCCTGGGTAAGGATGATAAATAGCATTACCTAACGTTAGGCCAAAAAAAAACCCCGCAATGCGGGGTTTTTTACTAAGAAGCGCTTACTTAGCCCTGAGGCTGAGAAACAACTTCTTTGATGCCTTTAACTTCGATCTCTACGCGACGATCTGGAGCCAGACATGCGATCTGAGCTGCAGTTGCGCGGCCTGAACGGTAGCCACAAGAGTCACCGGTAACTGGGTTAGCTTTACCCATGCCACGTGCAGAAATCTTGTCTGAAGGGATACCTTTAGACACGAGGTAATCCACAACGCTTTGTGCACGTTGCTCAGACAGGCGCAGGTTGTATTCTGCTGAACCTACTGCATCAGTGAAGCCCAGAACTACAACAGAACCGTCTTTCGGATCCAGTGAGCTCAGTTGGGTGTACAGCTGATCCAGAGCTTGTTGGCCTTCTGGCTTCAGGGTCGCTTTGTTGAACGCGAACAGAACGTCAGAAGTCAGAGTGAACTTCTTGGTCTCAACAACTGGAGCTGGGGCTGGAGCTGGAGCTACTACTGGAGCAGCAACTTCCTGGCCAAAGCGGTAGGAAACACCTACGCTCAGCATGCCGTTGTCTGGACGTGCGCCAACGGTACCTGCATCACCGATGTTGTTAACCCACTGGTAGTCCAGACGGGTAGCCCAGTCACGGTTCAGTGCGTATTCAACACCCACTGCTGCCAATGGAGAAACGCCAGTGTCATGGTTGCCACCGTTAGAGCCAGCACCATCACTGTCTGCACGCCATACCATGCCACCCAGACGAGTGTAGATGTCCAGATCGTTCATGATTGGGTAGCTCAGTTTAGCTGCCAGTTGAACGCCTTGAGCTTTGAAAGAACCGGTGTTAGCGCCGGTATATTTCATACGACCTAACCAGTCGTAGCCCATTTCGAAGCCCAGGTATTGGTTTGCCTGATAGCCAACGAACGCACCAGCACCAATCTGGTCTTTACGTGCGTCGTTATCAACGGTGTAACCGTTACCGTAGAAACCGGTGTCATGGAACTGGGACCAACCCAGTTTAGCACCAGTGTACCAAGTGTCGTCTTTTGGTGCGGCTTGCGCTACTGTAGCGAAACCTGCCAGTGCCACTGCTAATGCGATAGCTGTCTTTTTCATTTTGCGCCTCGTTATCATCCAAATAGGCAATGAGCTTTAAAGCTGCTTTAAGCCCTTGGTTTAAATTCCTTCGCCAAGGTTTGAGCCCTCGTTTGTTACTCTGCCAGTTTTTCTGGCGTTATAGAGCAACCTTGGCGATGTAAAGTCTACAACGTGGCGCGAAAGTTACAAGTGTGATGTGATAAAGCTCTAAAAAAAAACATGGAATTAGACATATCCTCTAACATATCGGGGTGCTAAACGAGACTTTTTTTCACCTGGAAGGTCGCGCCGAACCGCAGCCAACCTCGCTTTTCGCCTGATCTGCCTGCGATTGCCAGACCAAACGATAAAAGTGATGGGAAAAGTCCTAAATTTACTTAATGATACAAAGAAGAGTGAATTTTTAAGGTTGAACAGTGTCTGTCGGCAGCCACGATGTCACGTTGGGGTCGCATAATGAACCCATAGGCATTGCCCAATTCTGCCGCTCTACTTAACCTTAGACGATCCTCTTGTGTCAATTCAGGTAACCAGCCAAGCACCACACTGTAATTTCCTGTCAGTAAAGCCTTCTCCATGGCGTCTACGGTAGCCAGTGGACTGATCTGATTAAGCTGTACGACCTTATCAACCGGCAGGCTGGCCTGTTGCAGCCAGGTTTTGCTCAGTTTCTGCTGCGGGGTCAGCCACAGTAACCAACGTGATTGCCTGCCTAACTGTTGCAACAAAGGCACCAGCAACTGGGCTACGGCGGGTTGCCGCTCATTGTAAACAAGCTCACTGATTAGGCCATTTTCGTTGCCCTCTTGCGCAGGGATCACCGCTTGCTTTGCCGGCATTGAGGATTGGCTAAAATGAGGTTGATAAAGTGATTGAGTACGCATGTCGTCTCCCGCCCGTAGTGTTACTGTATGTATATACAGTATAGCCATCGAAACAGAAGATCAACCCAAATTTTCGTAACGCTTCGCATAATTGAGATTATTTATTGTACGTCTTGAATTTATGATTGGCACGACTAGGGATAATGCGTATTTTTTTTAATTAGTTGTTCCAGTTACGTTTATTCCAACCAAAACATGCCTAATGGCTATGGCTTCATATAAGGAGAGTTAAATGAATGGAGGATCGTTAAGGAGGATCGAACAGGCAAAGTCCTGCTTTGCCGCCCTGGGAAATATTGCCATACGCTCGCAGTTTGGCGGCTATGGCCTGCTGGCGGACGGCACAATGTTTGCGGTCATTACCGAAGGTGAGCTGTATTTGCGTGCAACAGAAAGTCTGGAAACCGCGTTCCGTGAGCGTGGCATGGTGAATATGACCTATTTAAAGCGAGGGGTCCCCATGGTCATGCGCTATTACTGGGTGAATGAAGAGTTGTGGCGGCAGCGTCGCGAACTGTGTGCGCTTGCCTGGCAGGCTCTCTGTGAGACGCGTAAAGAGATT
This genomic window contains:
- the matP gene encoding macrodomain Ter protein MatP, which gives rise to MKYQQLENLESGWKWKYLVKKHREGEAITRYIENSLAQEVIDQLLKLENEPVKVLAWIDEHMNPTLDNRMKQTIRARRKRHFNSEHQHTRKKSIDLEFLVWQRLAALAHRRGVTLSETVVQLIEDAERKEKYASQMSSLKQDLQAILGKDDK
- the ompA gene encoding porin OmpA, which gives rise to MKKTAIALAVALAGFATVAQAAPKDDTWYTGAKLGWSQFHDTGFYGNGYTVDNDARKDQIGAGAFVGYQANQYLGFEMGYDWLGRMKYTGANTGSFKAQGVQLAAKLSYPIMNDLDIYTRLGGMVWRADSDGAGSNGGNHDTGVSPLAAVGVEYALNRDWATRLDYQWVNNIGDAGTVGARPDNGMLSVGVSYRFGQEVAAPVVAPAPAPAPVVETKKFTLTSDVLFAFNKATLKPEGQQALDQLYTQLSSLDPKDGSVVVLGFTDAVGSAEYNLRLSEQRAQSVVDYLVSKGIPSDKISARGMGKANPVTGDSCGYRSGRATAAQIACLAPDRRVEIEVKGIKEVVSQPQG
- the sulA gene encoding SOS-induced cell division inhibitor SulA gives rise to the protein MPAKQAVIPAQEGNENGLISELVYNERQPAVAQLLVPLLQQLGRQSRWLLWLTPQQKLSKTWLQQASLPVDKVVQLNQISPLATVDAMEKALLTGNYSVVLGWLPELTQEDRLRLSRAAELGNAYGFIMRPQRDIVAADRHCSTLKIHSSLYH
- a CDS encoding TfoX/Sxy family DNA transformation protein — encoded protein: MNGGSLRRIEQAKSCFAALGNIAIRSQFGGYGLLADGTMFAVITEGELYLRATESLETAFRERGMVNMTYLKRGVPMVMRYYWVNEELWRQRRELCALAWQALCETRKEIKVKKSCNGRLKDLPNIDASLERQLWRAGICNIYDFRLLGARDSYLKLLQQQKNLGMKVLMSLAGAMAGYHHAALPNLQREALTEWFENNALFPSFEARSEDRACGPHL